A single window of Plasmodium reichenowi strain SY57 chromosome 14, whole genome shotgun sequence DNA harbors:
- a CDS encoding LCCL domain-containing protein gives MTKLFFINYAFVIIFSFNLFVKCGDDISNTFFKFEFCEATSTFSSIGENGLPQYAAENALTRGSGYWCSEGKHNVNDVVSWIGHLKNVRSLNGIIIHWAYTPGEVSILASYDGNEPYEEVVPYQVLESRVGNVVQNIIFNHVIRAKSIKVNMRHAIHDYFGINFTNVLGSRDPTLRIQSGMSSLTQDLCLQIDEKNEVVLDGCITAISYLDGRDLWKLNSKNQIYNPINNLCITLKDNLIANGGRLILEDCNASLEHNDGRSSWQLLPNNQLKILRNGNFCLSQDGHKSGSIDVALHKECMSTLSSDNKNHSPDKVVDGLLDTFWVSQEFNLDTAPDSVHFDVNLGSIYKLQKAIIDWKYPATKYSISLSNDGENYKEVSSNLANFLRSTINNLHNTEAQYIRLTLRAPNPEFSEENKLFYGIKKFSVYSNRIKSIVDDCDKIKDTDDARDKYFFEFVSEVNLQEGKELKRLDNELQLYAEKIQNEALKIQSLNPKLKKCKLEKEKRHKDISNIKNVILKNIYEVIKQTENIIKMNPLSSYYSTSTKELGQTSDNPADNCFHLKNALPSSPSGFYYVLTTCSQNVLRVFCDMKIGATYYIPFVDNKIINKLKDVENVCATYGLNPIHLYHESQIYTLRKVFDTMDINITNPVPLAIRKEDSEFYYSLDFQTNVHDIIAKFGTPVGNTFGINNIGVTYFDSSSSEMSAFVCSDNINSINLPEPFVNLDCQSSLKETSEIEKMIGNEYLIKCPHDCLERDIEESVIGGEGNIYSEDSSICLSAIHAGIYDKHYLIHLRVINALNEYGGFFQNGIISESFLNNTQEVGFKLFHVPPKCPKDDITSNNYNNNNYYYYYDNSSAMFSFLELDNKMNNVNDKFDNNDYTYVDSSTADAINDLITIVNKQVGSTDPTFLALINKQSIKIISNARRYLKPTEIFEKNIELLSNETLKDVEKVFNLIKVLSSKINSELEKRKYKLEILVDERLRQKEFESWKLDNVDNIYDTFEIINSVQLQQVGKWNILDNPLYEGINGITLVQNVRVYNSPENSVINSFNGSYAFLRYKSFYDFVFSTYVNIKGVGSVGLIFRSYDKYNFYMLELNNDRQKNEFNKRLLKFENNIVTELAIVNGNDLQEGDWFVVRIECIGSKIMITVLKTNKPIYELPKPDIIINDDFTSSGTIGFYTYGIDNVQFTNITVESVECSTKEILSYNISPISCNIYEEYYVGKFNKSYIAFDSENSNGGTSNWKFAKNIGNEKHVILQNSNKKEVENEEQIPSFIILQNKSCQTGVLNFSVYPECSNGIVGTMFKFLDSKNYTILEIGSGFTRLRQNVNGKFQLLSKSIISGYKEHIWNRVTVSFSSNNINVNLGTGFMTYPIFSLIGLHLSDGESVGFTSYNCSNVSFSNIYMHPFDFKPYTPTPTLDTESFLPPIFSKFNQVTIKEEDQLQDMGYKQIGDNKNSDISKESAIDKHSFEDSTRQMKKDAYYCATHKNIVDIINYCNQYDKENDNCTNEFCTICCNNIDTKEEEDIRTCEILCQKLDDKILQTSEVLNYLKKSCIESPNEELKISCEDDNDKEECLIEMCEMCCQSVTIPDDLLTSHMDIDSLTNHCISLCDKP, from the exons ATGACAAAATTGTTTTTCATTAATTATGCGtttgtaataattttttcgtttaatttatttgttaaGTGTGGAGATGACATAAGtaatactttttttaaatttgaATTTTGTGAAGCTACTTCTACTTTTTCAAGTATTGGTGAAAATGGTCTACCACAATATGCTGCTGAAAATGCCTTAACAAGAGGTTCCGGATATTGGTGTTCAGAAGGGAAACATAATGTTAATGATGTCGTTTCTTGGATAGGCCACTTAAAAAATGTACGATCTCTGAATGggataataatacattGGGCCTATACACCTGGAGAAGTATCCATTTTAGCTAGCTATGATGGTAACGAACCATATGAGGAAGTAGTTCCATATCAAGTACTTGAATCTAGAGTTG GAAATGTtgtacaaaatataatttttaatcATGTTATTAGAGCAAAATCTATTAAGGTTAATATGAGGCATGCTATTCATGATTATTTTGGTATAAATTTTACCAACGTGTTAGGTTCAAGAGATCCAACCTTAAGAATCCAGAGTGGAATGTCTAGCTTGACACAAGATTTATGTTTACAAATCGATGAAAAGAATGAAGTGGTTTTAGATGGATGTATTACTGCTATATCCTATTTAGATGGTCGAGATTTGTGGAAATTAAATTCtaaaaatcaaatatataatccAATTAATAATCTATGTATAACATTAAAAGATAATTTAATAGCAAACGGTGGTAGACTCATATTAGAAGATTGTAATGCAAGCTTAGAACATAATGATGGACGTAGTAGTTGGCAATTATTACCAAATAATCaattgaaaatattaagaaatggtaatttttgtttatcCCAAGATGGTCATAAATCTGGAAGTATTGATGTTGCTCTTCATAAAGAATGTATGTCTACATTATCATCGGATAATAAGAATCATTCACCTGATAAAGTCGTTGATGGACTTTTGGACACGTTTTGGGTATCACAAGAATTCAATTTGGATACTGCTCCAGATTCAGTGCATTTTGATGTAAATTTAGgtagtatatataaattacaaAAAGCTATTATTGACTGGAAATATCCAGCCACCAAATATTCAATCAGTTTAAGCAATGATGGTGAAAATTATAAGGAGGTTAGTAGTAATTTAGCGAATTTTTTAAGAAGTACTATAAACAATTTACATAATACAGAAGCTCAATATATCAGATTAACTCTAAGGGCACCGAATCCAGAGTTCTCTGAAGagaataaattattttatggtataaaaaaattttctgTATATTCTAACAGAATTAAATCTATTGTTGATGATTGcgataaaataaaagatacAGATGATGCTCGAGATAAATACTTTTTTGAGTTTGTATCTGAAGTGAATTTACAAGAAGGGAAAGAATTAAAACGATTAGATAATGAATTACAACTATATGCtgaaaaaatacaaaatgaagctttaaaaatacaaagTTTAAATCctaaattaaaaaagtGTAAGTTAGAAAAAGAGAAAAGACACAAAGATATtagtaatataaaaaatgttattctaaaaaatatatatgaagtTATTAAACAAACggaaaatattataaaaatgaatcCATTAAGTTCTTACTATTCTACATCAACAAAAGAATTAGGACAAACAAGTGATAATCCAGCAGATAATTGctttcatttaaaaaatgcGTTACCTAGTTCTCCTTCAggtttttattatgtattaaCTACATGTTCTCAAAATGTGTTAAGAGTATTTTGTGATATGAAAATTGGTGctacatattatattccaTTTGTTGacaataaaattattaacaaattaaaagatGTTGAAAATGTATGTGCTACATATGGATTGAATCctattcatttatatcatGAAAGTCAAATATATACCTTAAGAAAAGTATTTGATACTATGGATATAAACATAACAAATCCAGTTCCTTTAGCTATTCGTAAAGAAGATTCTGagttttattattctctTGATTTTCAAACAAATGTTCATGACATTATAGCCAAATTTGGAACTCCTGTAGGTAATACATTTggtataaataatattggGGTAACTTACTTTGATTCGTCCAGTAGTGAAATGTCTGCTTTTGTATGTTcggataatataaattctaTCAATTTACCAGAACCATTTGTAAATTTGGATTGTCAAAGTAGTTTAAAAGAAACAAGTGAAATCGAGAAGATGATTGgaaatgaatatttaattaaatgtCCTCATGACTGTTTAGAAAGGGATATTGAAGAGAGTGTCATAGGTGGTGAaggtaatatatattctgAAGATAGTTCAATATGTTTATCTGCTATACATGCAGGGATATATGATAAGCACTATTTAATACATCTAAGGGTTATTAATGCTTTAAATGAATATGGAGGTTTTTTCCAAAATGGTATTATATCAGAAAGTTTTCTAAATAATACACAAGAAGTTGgatttaaattatttcaCGTTCCTCCCAAATGTCCAAAGGATGATATTACtagtaataattataataataataattattattattattatgataatagTAGTGCAATGTTTTCTTTCCTAGAGTTGGAcaataaaatgaataatgtTAATGATAAATTTGATAATAACGATTATACTTATGTTGATTCTTCCACTGCTGATGCTATTAACGATTTGATAACTATAGTAAATAAGCAAGTTGGTAGTACAGATCCAACTTTTTTAgcattaataaataaacaatcaataaaaattatttctaACGCAAGAAGATATCTAAAACCAACAgaaatatttgaaaaaaacATAGAACTTTTATCTAATGAAACACTAAAAGATGTAGAAAAAGTATTCaatttaataaaagtatTATCATCAAAAATTAATTCCGAGTTGGAGAagagaaaatataaattagAAATTTTAGTAGATGAAAGATTAAGACAAAAGGAATTTGAATCATGGAAATTAGATAATGTagataatatttatgatacATTCGAAATAATTAATTCTGTACAATTACAACAAGTTGGAAAATGGAACATATTAGATAATCCATTATATGAAGGTATAAATGGTATAACATTAGTTCAAAATGTACGTGTTTACAATTCACCGGAAAATAGTGTGATCAATTCATTTAATGGAAGTTATGCTTTTTTAAGatataaatcattttatgattttgtattttctacatatgtaaatataaaaggtGTAGGATCGGTTGGACTCATATTTAGATCATATgacaaatataatttttatatgctagaattaaataatgatagaCAAAAGAATGAATTTAATAAGAGATTGCTAAaatttgaaaataatatagtaACAGAATTAGCTATTGTTAATGGAAATGATTTACAAGAAGGAGATTGGTTTGTAGTTAGAATAGAATGTATAGGATctaaaataatgataacagttcttaaaacaaataaacCTATATATGAATTACCAAAACctgatataataataaatgatgatTTTACTTCATCTGGAACTATTGGATTTTATACCTATGGTATAGATAATGTACaatttacaaatataacAGTAGAATCGGTAGAATGTTCAACAAAGGAAATATTATCATACAACATTTCTCCCATAAgttgtaatatatatgaagaatattatgtaggaaaatttaataaatcatatatagCATTTGATTCAGAGAATTCAAATGGTGGTACATCTAATTGGAAATTTGCAAAAAATATTGGAAATGAAAAACATGTTATACTACAAAATTCAAATAAGAAAGAAGTAGAAAATGAAGAACAAATAccttcttttattattttacaaAACAAAAGTTGTCAAACTGGTGTGCTAAATTTTTCAGTTTATCCTGAATGTAGTAACGGAATTGTAGGTACTATGTTCAAATTTTTAGATTCCAAAAATTATACCATCTTAGAAATAGGATCTGGATTTACGCGCTTAAGACAAAACGTGAATGGGAAATTCCAATTATTATCTAAATCTATTATTTCTGGATATAAGGAACACATATGGAATCGTGTAACCGTATCCTTTAGCtctaataatattaatgtaaATTTAGGTACTGGATTTATGACATATCCTATATTTAGTTTAATTGGATTACATTTATCGGATGGAGAATCCGTTGGATTTACTTCTTATAATTGTTCAAATGTATCTTTTAGTAATATCTATATGCACCCTTTTGATTTTAAACCTTATACTCCAACACCTACTTTAGATACTGAAAGTTTCCTACCTCCAATTTTCTCAAAATTCAACCAAGTTACAATAAAAGAGGAAGATCAATTACAAGACATGGGATACAAACAAATAGGTGACAATAAAAATTCTGATATTAGTAAGGAATCGGCAATAGATAAACATTCATTTGAGGATTCGACTCGTCAAATGAAGAAGGATGCTTATTATTGTGCTActcataaaaatatagttgatataataaattattgtaatcaatatgataaagaaaatgataattGTACAAATGAATTCTGTACTATATGCTGTAATAACATAGATACAAAAGAGGAAGAAGATATTAGAACATGTGAAATTTTATGTCAAAAATTGGATGATAAAATTCTTCAAACATCTGAAGTTTTGAATTATCTTAAAAAATCATGTATTGAATCTCCAaatgaagaattaaaaatatcgtgtgaagatgataatgataaagaaGAATGTTTGATAGAAATGTGTGAAATGTGTTGTCAATCTGTTACTATACCGGACGATTTGTTAACTAGCCATATGGATATTGATTCTTTGACAAATCACTGTATATCGTTATGTGATAAACCATGA
- a CDS encoding dfg10 like protein, putative — MLYFYTKHMNNAIVFVCLYYVIDIFLLFLTFYFKSLNKWALHGKNLFLKIEKDEEPYNTKLYKFKSIFDNFIISKTYFSHFYIIGLLINSIIVFQDFQYNLNNQQNVYYHICLTNLIFEIHLLRRFFEQLFLVRTTTKSFMHISSYLLGISFYIITPFSLYNKEKINYNWSIISPLLLFIFGNIIQFDSHLRLARLRPKGIKKSDTFYKVPYGGFFHFVSCPHYFAEILIYFSFFLLNKNITCLLNFLLVSLILIKNGILTHEWYLKVLANTYPKNRKIIFPYIL; from the exons ATGCTATACTTTTATACAAAACATATGAATAATGCTATTGTTTTCGTGTGCTTATATTACGttatagatatatttcttttgttcttaaccttttattttaaatcTTTAAATAAATGGGCACTACATGGgaaaaatttatttctaAAAATCGAAAAAGATGAAGAACCATATAATACTAAGCTTTATAAGTTCAAAAGTATATttgataattttataatttccAAGACTTATTTTTCACACTTTTATATCATTGGTTTACTTATTAATTCAATAATTGTATTTcaa GACTTTCAATATAATCTAAATAATCAACAAAAtg TTTATTATCACATTTGTCTAACCAATCTCATTTTTGaaattcatttattaaGAAGGTTTTTCGAACAATTATTCTTAGTTAGGACCACTACAAAATCGTTCATGCATATTTCTTCATATCTTTTGGGAATAAg CTTCTACATTATAACACCTTTTTCCCTATACAATAAggagaaaataaattataacTGGTCAATAATTTCCCCTCTTCtccttttcatttttggaaatataattcag TTTGACTCTCATCTTCGATTAGCTAGGCTACGCCCAAAAG gaataaaaaaaagtgaCACTTTTTATAAAGTACCATATGGAGgtttttttcattttgtgAGTTGTCCACATTATTTTGCagaaattttaatatatttttcgttcttcttattaaacaaaaatatcACATG CTTATTGAATTTCCTTTTAGTTTCATTAATCTTAATTAAAAATG GTATACTAACACATGAATGGTATTTAAAAGTTTTAGCTAACACATATCCCAa GAATAGGAAAATAATCTTCccatatattttgtaa